One genomic window of Desulfotignum phosphitoxidans DSM 13687 includes the following:
- a CDS encoding CBS domain-containing protein — translation MLPVLLSLGILYLLALGAGRISASLGIPRVTGYLAVGVAAGPSVGGVLGLPGVITTGQFHALIPVHDMILGLIVFTIGGSFSLKAVRKIGSGLFVVSAFEIGLTALLVGAGTYLLSRSVLVAGFLAVMSVTTAPAATQMVIRECQSEGPLTDTILPLIGINNLLAIVVFILLGNLLPDAAGSVSKTVYQLAVPVGLGIGIGVLTAVMDQRLTRQVDRQILVLAAVFISVGLAGFLEVSAMLATLFAGVATVNASPFRDRTIKDLSVVDYPLYVLFFIMAGAELHLESLVYMGWIGAAYVVLRSGGKYFGCTLGAFAAGASHVQKRWLGPAMLAQAGLAIGLAGTLARSWPGPGQSIQTVVLAAVVVFEVAGPFLTRWSLVNAGEVTVLNLMALRSPVGFTEGLGLAVHQVKDAFGIALSGAAGQRAGICVSHIMRRNVEPIPNDTPFDEVLKALGHSRYDQLPVVNRQNELVGVIKYTDIADTLFEPGLRHIVVAGDIATRVPLKLTPDDSIETAMAALKKHSGNTWLVVVDKNDPKKLLGMVRHNEVLSTHLYQDAESNRR, via the coding sequence ATGCTGCCTGTGCTGCTGTCTCTGGGAATTTTGTATCTCCTGGCCCTGGGTGCCGGCCGGATCAGTGCGTCTCTGGGGATTCCCCGGGTCACGGGTTATCTGGCCGTGGGCGTGGCTGCGGGCCCCTCTGTGGGCGGGGTGCTGGGTCTACCCGGGGTGATTACCACCGGGCAGTTTCATGCCCTGATCCCGGTCCATGATATGATCCTGGGGTTGATTGTGTTCACCATCGGCGGCAGTTTCAGCCTCAAGGCAGTGCGGAAAATCGGGTCAGGGCTGTTTGTTGTCAGCGCCTTTGAAATCGGGCTGACGGCATTGCTGGTGGGGGCGGGCACCTATCTGCTGAGCCGGTCCGTTCTGGTGGCCGGATTTCTGGCCGTGATGTCCGTGACCACGGCACCGGCCGCCACCCAGATGGTCATACGGGAGTGTCAGTCCGAGGGTCCGTTGACAGACACCATCCTGCCCTTGATCGGCATCAACAACCTGCTGGCCATTGTCGTTTTTATCCTGTTGGGCAACCTGCTGCCCGATGCGGCAGGATCTGTTTCAAAAACAGTGTATCAGTTGGCCGTTCCCGTGGGGCTGGGCATCGGTATCGGTGTTTTGACCGCCGTGATGGACCAGCGGCTGACCCGCCAGGTGGACCGGCAGATTCTGGTTCTGGCCGCCGTGTTCATCAGTGTGGGCCTGGCTGGGTTTCTGGAGGTGTCTGCCATGCTGGCCACGCTTTTCGCCGGTGTGGCCACCGTGAATGCGTCTCCGTTCAGGGACCGGACCATCAAAGACCTGTCAGTGGTTGACTATCCGCTGTATGTGCTTTTTTTCATTATGGCGGGGGCGGAACTTCACCTGGAATCCCTGGTGTATATGGGATGGATCGGTGCGGCGTATGTGGTGCTGCGGAGTGGGGGCAAGTATTTCGGCTGCACCCTGGGGGCGTTTGCCGCCGGTGCCTCCCATGTGCAGAAGAGATGGCTGGGGCCTGCTATGCTGGCCCAGGCAGGCCTGGCCATCGGGCTTGCCGGCACCCTGGCCCGGTCCTGGCCCGGCCCAGGGCAAAGCATCCAGACGGTGGTGCTGGCGGCAGTGGTGGTGTTCGAGGTGGCCGGACCTTTTCTGACACGGTGGTCCCTGGTGAATGCCGGTGAGGTGACCGTGCTCAATCTCATGGCCTTGCGGAGTCCTGTGGGGTTCACCGAAGGCCTGGGCCTGGCTGTGCACCAGGTGAAAGATGCCTTTGGGATCGCCCTTTCCGGGGCCGCCGGCCAGCGGGCCGGTATCTGCGTCTCCCATATCATGCGGCGAAATGTGGAACCGATCCCCAATGACACCCCGTTTGACGAGGTCCTGAAAGCACTGGGGCATTCCCGTTATGATCAGCTGCCCGTGGTCAACAGGCAGAATGAACTGGTGGGGGTGATCAAGTATACCGATATCGCGGACACCCTTTTTGAACCCGGTCTCCGGCATATCGTGGTGGCCGGGGACATTGCCACGCGCGTCCCCCTGAAGCTGACCCCGGACGACTCCATTGAAACCGCCATGGCGGCCCTTAAGAAACATTCCGGCAACACCTGGCTGGTGGTGGTGGACAAAAATGATCCCAAAAAACTGTTGGGCATGGTGCGGCACAATGAGGTATTGTCCACGCACCTGTACCAGGACGCGGAATCAAACAGACGGTGA
- a CDS encoding gamma carbonic anhydrase family protein — translation MPLYAFKAHTPRIHPSVFVAPSAQIIGNVRIGRDSSVWFQTVIRGDLDAITIGEKTNIQDLCMCHADEGIPLTIGHGITIGHRSVIHGCTIGDGCLVGMGAVIMNQAVIGEGSVIAAGAVVLENTVIPPHSLVTGSPGKVKKTYDNPEQLAESIRAMSDSYLESARSFLSPGSFYEIK, via the coding sequence ATGCCACTGTACGCGTTTAAAGCCCATACTCCCCGGATTCACCCATCCGTGTTTGTCGCCCCCTCGGCCCAGATCATCGGCAATGTCCGCATCGGCAGAGATTCTTCCGTCTGGTTTCAGACGGTCATCCGGGGAGATCTGGACGCGATCACCATTGGCGAAAAAACCAATATCCAGGATCTGTGCATGTGCCACGCGGATGAAGGCATTCCCCTGACCATCGGCCATGGCATCACCATCGGCCACAGAAGTGTGATCCACGGATGTACCATTGGAGACGGCTGCCTTGTCGGCATGGGTGCTGTCATCATGAACCAGGCAGTGATCGGAGAAGGCTCGGTCATCGCAGCCGGTGCGGTGGTGCTGGAAAACACCGTGATACCGCCTCATTCCCTTGTCACCGGTTCGCCCGGAAAGGTGAAAAAGACCTATGACAATCCGGAACAGCTTGCCGAAAGCATCCGTGCCATGTCAGACAGCTATCTGGAAAGCGCGCGGTCATTTTTGTCCCCCGGCTCTTTTTATGAGATAAAGTGA
- a CDS encoding PIN domain-containing protein, which produces MKILFDTNVVLDVMLDREPFAEPASELMSLVESKKISGLLCATTVTTIHYLSTRVLGSAKAQNQIRDLTMLFEIAAVNRTVIEDALISKFSDFEDAVLYQAARHAGAKAIVTRDLKGFKGSELPIYSPVEMLTALQLSNTRGD; this is translated from the coding sequence GTGAAAATTCTTTTTGATACCAATGTGGTTCTTGATGTCATGCTTGACCGGGAACCCTTTGCAGAACCGGCAAGCGAACTGATGTCTCTTGTTGAAAGCAAAAAAATATCAGGATTGCTGTGTGCCACAACAGTGACCACGATCCATTATCTATCCACCCGGGTGCTGGGATCAGCCAAAGCGCAGAATCAAATCAGGGATCTTACCATGCTTTTCGAAATCGCCGCTGTCAACAGAACCGTGATTGAAGACGCTCTTATTTCAAAATTTTCAGATTTTGAAGATGCTGTATTATATCAAGCCGCCCGCCATGCAGGAGCAAAAGCGATCGTTACAAGAGATTTAAAAGGATTTAAAGGATCTGAGCTGCCAATCTACAGCCCTGTTGAAATGCTTACAGCACTTCAGCTGTCAAATACCCGGGGTGACTGA
- a CDS encoding DUF2442 domain-containing protein codes for MIPEVVDAKYVRDYIVFIRFADGKAGTVDLKDVLQGPMFQPLRNKDIFCQFQIHPEFKTLFWDNGADIAPEFLYEQLRVPEAV; via the coding sequence ATGATCCCTGAAGTCGTGGACGCAAAATATGTTCGAGATTATATCGTTTTTATTCGTTTTGCAGATGGTAAAGCGGGAACCGTTGATCTGAAGGATGTGTTGCAAGGGCCGATGTTTCAGCCCTTAAGAAATAAAGACATTTTTTGCCAATTTCAGATTCATCCTGAATTTAAGACGCTGTTCTGGGACAACGGTGCTGACATTGCCCCTGAATTTTTGTATGAGCAGCTACGTGTGCCAGAAGCGGTTTGA
- a CDS encoding DUF4160 domain-containing protein, whose translation MIKFGVNLYHRSHDVPELCRFLGIVIGIFPQDHAPPHFHAVYGEYQITVDIQTGVVRGFFPKRAMRLVLEWYEQHQDELLEAWTAIQSGQYPKKIKPLE comes from the coding sequence ATGATTAAGTTTGGTGTGAATTTGTATCATCGGAGTCATGATGTGCCAGAACTTTGTCGATTTTTAGGAATTGTGATTGGTATATTCCCACAGGATCACGCACCGCCCCATTTTCATGCAGTATATGGAGAATACCAGATCACAGTTGATATTCAGACCGGCGTGGTGCGCGGTTTTTTTCCGAAAAGAGCCATGCGGCTTGTTTTAGAATGGTATGAACAGCACCAGGATGAACTCTTAGAGGCTTGGACTGCAATTCAGTCGGGCCAGTATCCCAAGAAAATTAAGCCGTTGGAGTAA
- a CDS encoding DUF6364 family protein has translation MNTKLTLRLEENLIRAAKRHAGTLGKSVSQMVADYFYLLDTHSMDNKQPLTPIVASLRGSLKESGVDEKTYKRYLEDKYL, from the coding sequence ATGAATACCAAACTCACACTCCGGCTTGAGGAAAACCTGATCAGAGCTGCTAAAAGACATGCCGGCACACTTGGCAAATCGGTTTCTCAAATGGTTGCTGATTATTTTTATCTGCTGGACACCCATTCTATGGATAACAAACAACCACTCACGCCCATCGTGGCATCGTTGAGAGGGTCCTTGAAGGAATCCGGTGTTGATGAAAAAACGTATAAAAGATATCTGGAAGACAAATATCTGTGA